TGCCGATCTTGTATTCGGTTCTAATGCAGAACTCAGAGCAATTTCCGAAGTATACGGAAGCTTTGACGCTCAGGACAAATTTGTAAAAGACTTTGTTGCCGCCTGGACCAAAGTGACAAATCTTGGTAGATTTGATTTGTAAATTTTGATAGAACAACAAATAAAATGGCCGTTCCGGGAATACTTCGGGACGGCTATTTTTGTATTAACGGATTACAATTTCTTTTCTCTATTTAAAAGCAAAAGATAACCTCTTGTAATCAGTTTATTTTTCGTTCGAGTACCCTTCCACTCCTATCTGAACTTCTAGTTAAGTGTTTTGGAAGACAATTTCGTCAGCTTCAAGTTCTTTTGTTAGTCTAAGTAAAACTTTCACTGTTATATTAGGCTTCTCTTTATGAAGTTTATATATCATAAATTGTCATTCTTGTAATCAGGTAACTAAGGAACAGATTGCCACAAGTTTAGTATTATATAGTTTAAAAAAATAACCTTAAAAAAATGAAAATCATCATTGTAGGTGCCACAGGCACAATCGGAAAACACGTTGTCAAAGCGCTTGAATCCGCGCATGAAATCGTAAAAGTTGGTTCAAAAAGCGGTGACTTTCAGGTCGATATTTCCAGTCTTGAATCCATAGAGTCCTTATTCAAACAAGTGGGACCATTTGATGCGTTAGTATCCGCAGCAGGCGACGCACATTTTGGTCCACTTCCGCAAATGACGGATTCCGATTTCAGAAAAGGTGTAGATAGCAAATTGATGGGACAGGTTAACCTGGTACTTATCGGCCAGAAATATATTAATCCCAAAGGTTCTTTCACGCTGACATCCGGCAGTCTTGCAGAAGATCCAATTATTTACGGTTCTGCGGTAAGTGCTATTAACGGCGCGTTGAACGGCTTTATCAAAGGAGCATCACTTGAACTTGAAAACGGTGTGCGTATTAACGCTGTGGCTCCCGGCGTTGTCGAAGAATCCCCGGCATATTTCCCTTATTTTCCAGGCGATATTCCTGTAAAAATGCACCGTGTTGCACAGGCTTATTACAAGAGTGTTATGGGTGGACAGACTGGGCAGGTTTATTTTGTCCCTGGGTGAGGGTTTGGTGTATTCTAATTTTTATTAGCCTTGGACTTTTGTCTGGGGCTTTAATTCTCTTGACAAGGTTTTATTTAAAAGTGATTTTATTTATCAAGTTACTTGAGTCTTATCCGTGGTCTGTGTCCTCACAGATCTGAATTGAATAGAATTACTTTTTATCCGTGGTCCGTGTCTTCACAGACCGGAATTGAATAGAATTACTTTTTATCCGTGGTCCGTGTCTTCACAGACCGGAATTGACTAGAATTACTTTTTATCCGTGGTCTGTGTCCTCACAGACCTGAATTGAATAGAATAATTACTTTTTATCCGTGGTCCGTGTCTTCACAGACCGGAATTGACTAGAAATTAATTCTTATCCGTGGTCTGTGTCCTCACAGACCTGAATTGAATAGAATTACTTTTTATCCGTGGTCCGTGTCTTCACAGACCGGAATTGACTAGAAATTGCTATTTAATTTGCAAACTCTACACATTTGTTTTAATCACTTACCATTCATAAATTCCAGCATCATTACGCTTCCAGTCCTGTGTCTTCACGCTGACTTTCACAAGTATCCATTTCCACACATAAGTTGCTTTCAATAATTTTGGTCTTTCATGTATCGATTTCTGATTTTATAAGTCTAAGTAAGACATATAAATCAGCTAAAAATTTATGACACCTAATGAGCACCAGGAAAGTAAATATCGTAACTCCCGTATGGATTTTAATCAGGTTTACTTTTGGACGGATACCATAAAAGATTGGAAACATTTACTCAAATCCGACAAATACAAAGACCTTATAATTTCCAGCTGGCAAGAGCTAATAAGACGGAATCAAATTATTATTTATGCCTTTGTCATTATGCCCAATCACTTACATTTAGTTTGGGAAATAAAAGAGCCGAATGGTAAAGAGATGCCCCACGCAAGTTTTAATAAATTTACGAGCCATATGATATTGAAAGACGTAAAAATTAATCATCCTAATGTGTTACCA
The nucleotide sequence above comes from Dyadobacter subterraneus. Encoded proteins:
- a CDS encoding short chain dehydrogenase; amino-acid sequence: MKIIIVGATGTIGKHVVKALESAHEIVKVGSKSGDFQVDISSLESIESLFKQVGPFDALVSAAGDAHFGPLPQMTDSDFRKGVDSKLMGQVNLVLIGQKYINPKGSFTLTSGSLAEDPIIYGSAVSAINGALNGFIKGASLELENGVRINAVAPGVVEESPAYFPYFPGDIPVKMHRVAQAYYKSVMGGQTGQVYFVPG
- a CDS encoding transposase yields the protein MTPNEHQESKYRNSRMDFNQVYFWTDTIKDWKHLLKSDKYKDLIISSWQELIRRNQIIIYAFVIMPNHLHLVWEIKEPNGKEMPHASFNKFTSHMILKDVKINHPNVLPYFKVDEKERQYRIWQRDPLAVLMDSKQKIEQKITYIH